A genomic segment from Toxotes jaculatrix isolate fToxJac2 chromosome 6, fToxJac2.pri, whole genome shotgun sequence encodes:
- the LOC121183838 gene encoding granzyme B-like isoform X1 has protein sequence MFIHCELLILILAMTLDGQVHSGEIYGGHEAVPHSRPYMVLLELHMEDRSKGYCGGFLLNEDFVMTAAHCQAKSYTALLGAHDISNSNEIQRIHVEKTFPNKHYNGTDYENDIMLLKLSSKAHLKEHVRPIPLAAQDNGTLPKSCTVSGWGTSDRNKRNMTPVLMEVNVTLILGENCDKKNFYCSEGKTGPGQGDSGGPLVCEDGEAYGVVSTSNTPNSNGWQMYRYTKIPEHRNWISWIMEHNGKC, from the exons ATGTTTATCCACTGTGAACTGCTCATACTCATACTTGCGATGACTCTTGATGGTCAAG TTCATTCAGGAGAAATCTATGGAGGCCATGAGGCTGTACCACATAGCAGACCATACATGGTGCTGTTGGAGCTGCACATGGAGGATAGAAGTAAAGGATACTGTGGTGGCTTCCTTCTGAATGAAGATTTTGTGATGACCGCAGCCCACTGCCAAGCCAA GTCCTACACAGCCTTACTGGGAGCTCATGATATTTCCAACAGCAATGAAATACAGCGTATACATGtggaaaaaacatttccaaataaaCACTATAATGGAACTGATTACGAAAATGACATAATGCTTCTTAAG TTGAGCTCCAAGGCACATCTCAAAGAACATGTGAGACCCATTCCTCTCGCAGCCCAAGACAATGGCACACTGCCAAAATCATGTACAGTCTCCGGCTGGGGAACAAGCGACAGAAACAAACGTAACATGACTCCTGTGCTCATGGAAGTCAATGTAACACTCATTTTGGGTGAGAATTGTGACAAGAAAAACTTTTACTGCTCTGAGGGAAAGACTGGACCAGGTCAG GGAGACTCTGGTGGTCCACTGGTCTGCGAAGATGGAGAGGCGTACGGGGTGGTGTCCACCTCAAACACACCAAACTCAAATGGGTGGCAAATGTATCGTTATACTAAGATACCTGAGCAcagaaactggatcagttgGATTATGGAACACAATGGAAAGTGCTAA
- the LOC121183838 gene encoding granzyme B-like isoform X2, with protein MFIHCELLILILAMTLDGQVHSGEIYGGHEAVPHSRPYMVLLELHMEDRSKGYCGGFLLNEDFVMTAAHCQAKSYTALLGAHDISNSNEIQRIHVEKTFPNKHYNGTDYENDIMLLKLSSKAHLKEHVRPIPLAAQDNGTLPKSCTVSGWGTSDRNKRNMTPVLMEVNVTLILGENCDKKNFYCSEGKTGPGRLWWSTGLRRWRGVRGGVHLKHTKLKWVANVSLY; from the exons ATGTTTATCCACTGTGAACTGCTCATACTCATACTTGCGATGACTCTTGATGGTCAAG TTCATTCAGGAGAAATCTATGGAGGCCATGAGGCTGTACCACATAGCAGACCATACATGGTGCTGTTGGAGCTGCACATGGAGGATAGAAGTAAAGGATACTGTGGTGGCTTCCTTCTGAATGAAGATTTTGTGATGACCGCAGCCCACTGCCAAGCCAA GTCCTACACAGCCTTACTGGGAGCTCATGATATTTCCAACAGCAATGAAATACAGCGTATACATGtggaaaaaacatttccaaataaaCACTATAATGGAACTGATTACGAAAATGACATAATGCTTCTTAAG TTGAGCTCCAAGGCACATCTCAAAGAACATGTGAGACCCATTCCTCTCGCAGCCCAAGACAATGGCACACTGCCAAAATCATGTACAGTCTCCGGCTGGGGAACAAGCGACAGAAACAAACGTAACATGACTCCTGTGCTCATGGAAGTCAATGTAACACTCATTTTGGGTGAGAATTGTGACAAGAAAAACTTTTACTGCTCTGAGGGAAAGACTGGACCAG GGAGACTCTGGTGGTCCACTGGTCTGCGAAGATGGAGAGGCGTACGGGGTGGTGTCCACCTCAAACACACCAAACTCAAATGGGTGGCAAATGTATCGTTATACTAA
- the LOC121183837 gene encoding granzyme B-like gives MFIHCELLILILAMTLDGQVHAGEIYGGHEAVRHSRPYMVLLELHMEDGSKSRCGGFLLNKDFVMTAAHCQAKSYTALLGVHNAKENDEIQRICVEKIFPHKHYNATDYQNDIMLLKLSSKAHLKKKYVRPIPLAGRDDCSLPKSCTVSGWGRSDRKKSYMSPVLMEVNVTLIWDEQCAEKNLYCSKGETGPGQGDSGGPLVCNNGKAYGVVSTSGNPNSNGPQMYGYTKIPEHRNWIRRIMEQNGKL, from the exons ATGTTTATCCACTGTGAACTGCTCATACTGATACTTGCGATGACTCTTGATGGTCAAG TTCATGCAGGAGAAATCTATGGAGGCCACGAGGCTGTACGACATAGCAGGCCATACATGGTGCTGTTGGAGCTGCACATGGAGGATGGTAGTAAAAGTCGATGTGGTGGCTTCCTTCTGAATAAGGATTTTGTGATGACTGCAGCCCACTGCCAAGCCAA ATCGTACACAGCCTTACTAGGAGTTCACAATgccaaagaaaatgatgaaatacagcgtatatgtgtggaaaaaatatttccacataAACACTACAATGCAACTGATTACCAAAATGACATAATGCTTCTTAAG TTGAGCTCcaaagcacatttaaaaaaaaaatatgtgagaCCCATTCCTCTCGCAGGTCGAGATGATTGCTCACTGCCAAAATCATGTACAGTCTCTGGCTGGGGAAGAagcgacagaaaaaaaagttacatgTCTCCTGTGCTCATGGAAGTCAATGTAACACTCATTTGGGATGAGCAGTGTGCGGAAAAAAACCTTTACTGCTCTAAGGGAGAGACTGGACCAGGTCAG GGAGACTCTGGTGGTCCACTGGTCTGCAACAATGGAAAAGCATACGGGGTGGTGTCCACCTCAGGCAACCCAAACTCAAATGGGCCGCAAATGTATGGTTATACTAAGATACCTGAGCACAGAAACTGGATCAGAAGGATTATGGAACAAAATGGAAAGCTCTAA